The genomic window CCCAGGGCGGTTATCAGGATCCTTATCTCTTCGGAACTGAGCATCTTGTCAAAGCGCGCCTTTTCAACATTCAGTATCTTTCCTTTCAGCGGCAGTATGGCCTGGTTGTGCCTTTGTCTTCCCTGCTTTGCGGAACCGCCTGCTGAATCTCCCTCGACGATGAACAATTCACTCATGGCCGGGTCTTTCTCGGCACAGTCCGCGAGTTTTCCCGGAAGGCCTGTGTCTTCAAGGGCGCCTTTTCTGCGGGTGAGCTCGCGGGCCTTCCTCGCAGCTTCACGCGCGCGCGCGGCCTGGATCGCCTTTTCAATGACCTTCCTGACGACGGAGGGGTTCTGCTCAAAGTAACTGCCTAACACGTCGTTCACAACGGATTCAACAATGCCCTTTACCTCGCTGTTGCCAAGCTTGGTCTTTGTCTGCCCTTCAAACTGGGGATTGGGAAGCTTTACGCTGATGACAGCGGTGAGCCCTTCTCTTATGTCGTCGCCCGTGATGGATTCCTTTTCGCCTTTTATCAGGCCGGATGATACGGCATAGCTGTTGGCAGTCCTTGTGAGCGCTGATTTGAATCCGGCAAGATGGCTGCCGCCTTCCCTTGTATTAATGTTGTTTGCAAAAGAATAAAGCGTCTCGGTGTAACTGTCATTATATTGTAAGGCCACCTCTACGGAAATGCCGTCTTTTTCCTTTGCGATATAGATCGGTTTCGGATGCAGCGCTGTTTTGCTTTTATTGAGGTGCTCTACAAAAGAGACCACTCCGCCCTCGTAGAAAAACGTCTCTTTCTTGTTTGTGCGCTCATCAGAGATCGTTATGCTCAGGCCCTTATTTAAAAAGGCAAGCTCCCTGAACCTGTTGACAAGCGTGTCGTAGTGAAAATCAGTGGTATCAAAAACCTTTGTATCGGGCTTGAAGGTTATCTTTGTTCCCCTGTTTTTTGTCTTCCCGACCAGTGTAAGCGGGCCTGTGGGCACGCCGCCGTTTTTGAAATGCTGTTCCCATACCTGGCCGTTCTGTTTGATCTCCATGTCGAGCCATTCTGAAAGTGCATTGACTACCGAGACGCCGACGCCGTGCAATCCGCCTGAAATCTTGTACGCCTTGCTCTCAAACTTTCCGCCTGCGTGAAGCTCAGTAAGCGCAATTTCAGCGGCGCTCCTGCCTTCGGGATCGCCGGGGTGTTTGCCTGTGGGAATGCCTCTCCCGTTATCAATAACGGTAATGCTTCCTTCGGTATGAATGGTAATTTCGACAGTGTCGCAGTAACCGGCAAGCGACTCGTCAACGCTGTTGTCCACCACTTCATAAACGAGGTGGTGAAGCCCTTCAAAACTTGTATTGCCAATATACATGGCGGGCCTCATCCTGACGCCTTCAAGTCCCTTCAGGACTTTTATCTCTTCCGCGCCATAGGCCTGTTCATTTATTTTTTCTGTCATGTACTTCCTTTCTGTTGTGTTAATTGCAGGGGCGGGTTTGAAACCCGCCCCTACTATTTTATTCAATATTAAAAGCGAGACACCATTTCGCCCCTACATAATTTACGTCCTCATCGGCATTACTACGCAGAGATAATCCCTGTTGTTGTCTTCGAGGACAAGTGTAGGGCTTAACGGCTCCTGGAGCTCTATATTTACAGATTCTTTTTCCATGGCCTGAAGGATGTCCATCAGGTAGCGGGCATTAAATCCGACAGTCATTTGTTCACCTTTATACTGGGCCGCGATCTCTTCCCTCGCCTCTCCAACGTCGGGGTTCATTGATATCAGCGTTATCTTTCCATCTTCAAGGTCGAATCTCACGGCATTGGTTTTCTCCCTGCTCATGATGGAGGTCCTTCTGAGCGCCTTCAGAAATTCCATCTTGTCGACTATGACATTTTTCTCGTTGTTTTTCGGGATCACCTGATCGTAGTTTGGATAAGTTCCTTCGATGAGCCTCGACGTCAGCACAATGCCGTTGATGCCGAAGAAGATGTGGTTTTTGTCCATGTAGATCGTAACATCCTCGGAGCTTCCTTCAATGAGCTTTTTCAATTCCAGCGCCGCCTTCTTGGGCAGGATTATCTTTTTCTCTTCAGATAATTTCCCATCCAGGTTTATGGCGATCAATGAAAGCCTGTGCCCGTCGGTGCCGACCATTTTGAATTCGACATTTTTCTTCTTCGGAGTAAAGTGGAACAGAAGCCCGTTGAGTGTATATCTGGTATCGCTTTCGCCTGTCGCATAAACGGTCTTTTCGATCATGGTCCCGATCTTTTCAGCGCTGACGACCAGTTCCTCAGACTTCTTAACTTCGGGCAATGCGGGAAAATCCGCCTCAGGAAGCCCCATGAGCTTGAAGGTGCTTTTTCCCGAGGTGACCCTGAGCCAGTTGTTTTCCTGCGACTCGATCAAAATATCGCCCTCGACCTCCCTGGCTATCTCAAACAGCTTCCTTGCAGGAATGCAGAGACTGCCCGGCTCAATTATCTCGGCCTTCAGCGGGCCTTTAAGAGCTATGTCGAGATCGGTCGCCATTAAAGAGGCGGCGGTCTTATCGACCTTTAACAGAAAATGCCCGAGTATCGGCATGGTTGTTTTCTTGTCCACTATTCCCTGAATGCTCTGCAGGACATTTTGTATCTCTTCCTTTTGAATTTTGAGCTTCATTCTTCCCTCCGGTTTCTATCCAGTACCCTTAATTTTCTTGATGAAATAATCTATTTTTTTATCGAAATCTTCGTCTTTCTTTCTGCGCTCCTCTATGAGCTTGCAGGAATGAATTACAGTGGAATGGTCTTTGCCCCCGAAATTTTTCCCGATCTCACTTAACGAGGAATCAGTAAGCGCTTTACAGAGATACATCGCTATTTGCCTGGGGAAGGCAATGTCCCTGCTCCTCTTTTTGGCCTTGATGTCCTGCACCTTGAGCCCGTAGTATTCGCAGATCTGCTTTTGCACGTAGTCGATTGTCAACGCCTTGTCCTCGTCATGGACAAGGTCCTTGAGCACTTCTTTTGCCATCTCAACCGTTATGGTTTTGCCTGTCAGGGATGAATGCGCCCCAAGCCTTATCATGCAGGCCTCAAGGTCTCTTATGTTCGACCTGACCTTGCTTGCCAAAAAGAAACTGACATCTTCAGGCAATTGTATCCCTTCGAGCTCTGATTTCTTTCCAAGGATTGCCATCTTGGTCTCAACGTCCGGTATCTGTGTTTCCGCGATAAGACCCATGCCGAACCTTGACCTGAGACGCTCGGTGATAGGCGAGATATCTTTGGGCGGCCTGTCGCTTGAGAACACTATCTGTTTATGCGTGTCATAAAGCGCGTTAAAGGTATGGAACAATTCCTCCTGTGTGCCGCTCTTGCCTGCGATGAACTGGATGTCATCGATCAGGAGGACGTCGAGGTTCCTGTACTTGGCTTTGAATTCGTCCATCTTATCGTTCCTCATGGAGTAAACGAATTCGTTGGTGAACTGCTCTGCGGGCGCGTACATCATCTTGATATCGGGATGCTTATCTATTATCTTGTTCCCGATGGCGTTCATGAGATGGGTTTTTCCAAGGCCGACTCCGCCGTAAACGAACAGCGGGTTGTACGCCTTGCCCGGCGCATCCGCCACTGCCCTCGCAGCGGCATTGGCAAACTGGTTGCTCGCCCCGACTACAAAGGAGTCGAAGGTAAACTTCGGATTTAGGAATATGCCCCGGTTAGCAAGCTTGGCCCTCCTGTTTTCCTGTTTCGTCTCTATCTTTTTAAGGGCAGGGTCTTCCTTCCTCTCGTAAACCTTAAACTTAATGGACAAGTCCTTCTTTAAAAACTTTTCAGCGGTCTCTGTGATGAGTCCGGGGAAGTGGTCTTCGATCCATTCCTTGAAAAATTTATTCGGCACTTCAAGGACTATCTGCTGGTCCTGAAGCTCCACGAATTTGATGGGCCGGAACCACAGGTCAAAGGTCTGCGTGCCGACCTTGGCGCCAATGGCTTCAACGGTTTTTATCCATGCTTCTTCGATATTCATGATTATTTTACTGTCCGGTCTTATAGGCTATTGAAATGGCAACTATAGTTATTAACACATGTTCATAAATTGTTGGCAACTTTTCCCGGCAGGAAAGTGTGTTATTATAGCCCATCCCCTTTGCCATAGGCAAGCTTTTTTTAGCGGCAAAAATAAAAAAATCACGGGCAAGGCAAGTCTATGAATTTAAAGGAAATTTAATATATTCATTCCAGTATTCAAAGAGTTCTTTCGTTGCGTATAAATCCCCGACACAGTATTTCGCGATCCTTAGGTATTGACCGCTTTTAAAGAGGTCATTTACCTCATAACCTGACACGCCTTCTTCCTTCGGACTTTTGATATCAAATGCCTTGCACCACATGTGGAGGCTGAACTTCCTCCTCACCGCTCCGTAGAAAGTCAACAGGTCGATCAGGTCAGTATGCGAGAGGTTGTAGCGGTTGGGCATGAGCTCTTTTGTCGGTTTTATTTTGTGGACTGCGGAACGGAGCATTATAAAAGGCGCGTCAAATCCCCTGCCGTTAAACGTGATTATTTTATCGTAATGCTTTACCGCTTCCCAGAATCTTCTAAGTATCCCCTCTTCCGTATCAGCGATATATTCTATCCCGTCTTCTTTTAAAGGCTCCTGAGCAACTTCAGGGGACTGATAATATACCGCGCCGTTATTGGTGTCGGGATTGAGCATCCCTATCGCGACAATCTCTCCAGTAAGCGGCGAAAACCCAAGCCCCTCCTTCGCCGCCCTGATGTCGTCCTCAGACTCCGCAAACTTCAGGAGATACTCTTTTGATATCTCATCAAGGGACTCAAAGTCCTTCCCGATTGTTTCAATATCAATAACGAGTTTTTTAGGCATAGAAGGTTTTACCATGTTTCACTGAAAAGTTGCAACGACATTTTTGATTTATTGATTTTCTCCGGCTAAAATAATAACATCGTTCAGCGTATGGAAGTCTGTTTCAGAGTTTCTATAATCGACAACAAAACAGTAGCTGGTAGTTAGTAGCCAATAGATAGGGGTTCCCAACTACTTACTGCTATCTACTGACTACCCTTTCAAGGTGTCGTATAGAAATTCTTCCACAGCCTTCCACGTCTTGGAATGGAATTCCACATGAATAAAAACATCTTGATCACAGGCCTCGGCGCAATCTCGGCGGCTGGAAATAATGCCGCTGAAACGCTTGACTCATTCAGAGACGCCAAAAGGAACGCCGGACAGGTCACCCTTTTTGAGACGCCTTTGAAATACCCTGTGTTTGAGGTGAGGGGTCTTCCGGGAGAATTCTATTTGGAAGGCCAGCGGACACTCAGTCTCGCACTCTTCGCGGTTGATGAGGCGATGAAAGACGCAAGGCTGAATGATCTGTCTGAATTTCGCGTAGGCGTCTGTCTCGGCACAACAGTGGCAAGCCAGTTGAATGACCTTGAGTTTTATAAATCATACCGCGACACAGGCTCCGCCGCCATGAATTCCGTGGACAGATATTTGAAGGGAAATCCCGCTGAATTTATTTCGCGCAGGGTCAAGGCCAAAGGGCCTTCCCTGACAGTTGTCAATGCCTGCTCCTCAGGGACAGACGCGATCGGGGTTGCGCTGTCGTGGTTGAACAACGGCCTGTGTGACATTGCAATCGCGGGAGGCGCGGATGAGATGAACCGCATCCCTCTCTGCGGTTTCGGTTCGCTCGGCATCGTGAGCATGGACCTGTGCGCGCCTTTTGACAGGGACAGGAAGGGACTTAATCTCGGCGAAGGCGCAGGCGTGATAATTTTAGAGACGAAAGAGTCCGCAACAAAGAGGGGAATTTCATCCGATTTATTTTTGACGGGATACGGCTCATCAAGCGACGCCTATCATCTCACTGCTCCGCATCCCGAAGGCACAGGGTTGAGAATATCGATCAAAAAGGCTTTGACAGACGCGGGAATCACGCCGGGGGAAATATGTTTTGTTAACGCGCACGGGACGGCAACGCCGGACAATGATCTTGTCGAGGGAAATGTATTGGCTGACATTTTCGGGACGGATTTAATGATGCTGTCAACAAAAGGATTCACAGGGCATACACTCGGCGCTGCGGGAGGGCTGGAAGCAGTGTTTACCGCAGCAGGCCTTCGGGAAGGATGGATACCGGCAAGCGCAGGTTTTCAAAACAAAGATGATGCCATTCCTTTGATGCCCGTCAGAGAGAGAACAAATATCAGCGGGCAATACGCCCTTTCCACCTCTCTGGCATTCGGCGGAAACAACGCGGCGATAGTGATTGGAAGGGTATAAGAATGTGGTTAAAAATTATTTACGGTAAAATCCCTCTACATCTCCATTTGCCAAAGGGAGAGATAATTCCCCTCTTTGGAAAAGAGGGGGCAGGGGAGATTTTATAAATGAACATTAACGGGATCGGGACCGTCTTCACACGCGGCAGGGGTGTTGACTGTTTTGAGAATGCCCTGAAAGAGGGATGGCAGAGACCTGATGAAATAGAAATCAAAGGCAGGAAATCTTTTGTGTATCAGGTTGGTCTGCAAACAATGTCCGACAAGTCGCTGCTAAAGAAAATGCGGCGCGCGGACAAACTCAGCAAGATGGCCGTGCTCGCAGCCGCTGACGCGTTTACAAACTGCGGAATTGAAAACACAAATAAAAAAACTATCGGCATCATCACAGCCACGGCATTCGGAGCGCATATGACAACCTTTGACTTCCTCAATGACATCCTCGATTACGGGGAGGCGAATGTTTCTCCGACAACGTTTTCCAATTCCGTGCATAATGCCGCTGCTTCTTACATCTCTTCCGCATTAAATATTCAGGGGCCTGCCCTGACCGTGACGCAGTTTTTCTTCTCCTTCCACTCCGCCCTTCAGCTTGCAAAGGCATGGCTTGAGGAAAAACGCTG from Nitrospirota bacterium includes these protein-coding regions:
- the gyrB gene encoding DNA topoisomerase (ATP-hydrolyzing) subunit B, which produces MTEKINEQAYGAEEIKVLKGLEGVRMRPAMYIGNTSFEGLHHLVYEVVDNSVDESLAGYCDTVEITIHTEGSITVIDNGRGIPTGKHPGDPEGRSAAEIALTELHAGGKFESKAYKISGGLHGVGVSVVNALSEWLDMEIKQNGQVWEQHFKNGGVPTGPLTLVGKTKNRGTKITFKPDTKVFDTTDFHYDTLVNRFRELAFLNKGLSITISDERTNKKETFFYEGGVVSFVEHLNKSKTALHPKPIYIAKEKDGISVEVALQYNDSYTETLYSFANNINTREGGSHLAGFKSALTRTANSYAVSSGLIKGEKESITGDDIREGLTAVISVKLPNPQFEGQTKTKLGNSEVKGIVESVVNDVLGSYFEQNPSVVRKVIEKAIQAARAREAARKARELTRRKGALEDTGLPGKLADCAEKDPAMSELFIVEGDSAGGSAKQGRQRHNQAILPLKGKILNVEKARFDKMLSSEEIRILITALGTGIGTEDFDINKTRYHKIIIMTDADVDGAHIRTLLLTFFFRQMPQVIEKGYLFIAQPPLFRVKKGKSERYIQNEGMLENMLFELAVDEIEIQNGKQLTGKVIMPYIKNLSKFEKLLEWFFRRKSDTSVIKALLHYDLNSALLKNEKECKELVKRLKKEFPDMSEEIMFDEEHQAYRIETKRSGLMLTIDEHFFASPDFKELTKLFSELKGLGHPPYKVLHNNETQEFGSSRELFNFILSIAKKGIAIQRYKGLGEMNPTQLWETTMDPEKRTLLQVSVEDSIKAEEIFSTLMGDQVEPRKEFIEKHALEVRNLDI
- a CDS encoding DNA polymerase III subunit beta — encoded protein: MKLKIQKEEIQNVLQSIQGIVDKKTTMPILGHFLLKVDKTAASLMATDLDIALKGPLKAEIIEPGSLCIPARKLFEIAREVEGDILIESQENNWLRVTSGKSTFKLMGLPEADFPALPEVKKSEELVVSAEKIGTMIEKTVYATGESDTRYTLNGLLFHFTPKKKNVEFKMVGTDGHRLSLIAINLDGKLSEEKKIILPKKAALELKKLIEGSSEDVTIYMDKNHIFFGINGIVLTSRLIEGTYPNYDQVIPKNNEKNVIVDKMEFLKALRRTSIMSREKTNAVRFDLEDGKITLISMNPDVGEAREEIAAQYKGEQMTVGFNARYLMDILQAMEKESVNIELQEPLSPTLVLEDNNRDYLCVVMPMRT
- the dnaA gene encoding chromosomal replication initiator protein DnaA; this translates as MNIEEAWIKTVEAIGAKVGTQTFDLWFRPIKFVELQDQQIVLEVPNKFFKEWIEDHFPGLITETAEKFLKKDLSIKFKVYERKEDPALKKIETKQENRRAKLANRGIFLNPKFTFDSFVVGASNQFANAAARAVADAPGKAYNPLFVYGGVGLGKTHLMNAIGNKIIDKHPDIKMMYAPAEQFTNEFVYSMRNDKMDEFKAKYRNLDVLLIDDIQFIAGKSGTQEELFHTFNALYDTHKQIVFSSDRPPKDISPITERLRSRFGMGLIAETQIPDVETKMAILGKKSELEGIQLPEDVSFFLASKVRSNIRDLEACMIRLGAHSSLTGKTITVEMAKEVLKDLVHDEDKALTIDYVQKQICEYYGLKVQDIKAKKRSRDIAFPRQIAMYLCKALTDSSLSEIGKNFGGKDHSTVIHSCKLIEERRKKDEDFDKKIDYFIKKIKGTG
- a CDS encoding ribonuclease H-like domain-containing protein; this translates as MPKKLVIDIETIGKDFESLDEISKEYLLKFAESEDDIRAAKEGLGFSPLTGEIVAIGMLNPDTNNGAVYYQSPEVAQEPLKEDGIEYIADTEEGILRRFWEAVKHYDKIITFNGRGFDAPFIMLRSAVHKIKPTKELMPNRYNLSHTDLIDLLTFYGAVRRKFSLHMWCKAFDIKSPKEEGVSGYEVNDLFKSGQYLRIAKYCVGDLYATKELFEYWNEYIKFPLNS
- a CDS encoding beta-ketoacyl-[acyl-carrier-protein] synthase family protein gives rise to the protein MNKNILITGLGAISAAGNNAAETLDSFRDAKRNAGQVTLFETPLKYPVFEVRGLPGEFYLEGQRTLSLALFAVDEAMKDARLNDLSEFRVGVCLGTTVASQLNDLEFYKSYRDTGSAAMNSVDRYLKGNPAEFISRRVKAKGPSLTVVNACSSGTDAIGVALSWLNNGLCDIAIAGGADEMNRIPLCGFGSLGIVSMDLCAPFDRDRKGLNLGEGAGVIILETKESATKRGISSDLFLTGYGSSSDAYHLTAPHPEGTGLRISIKKALTDAGITPGEICFVNAHGTATPDNDLVEGNVLADIFGTDLMMLSTKGFTGHTLGAAGGLEAVFTAAGLREGWIPASAGFQNKDDAIPLMPVRERTNISGQYALSTSLAFGGNNAAIVIGRV